ATTCACCCTGTAGAACTACAGAAGTATGTCACAGACATTTTAACAGCCCTTGTTTCACACCACATTCCCATATAATTCTCTTATTCCTCAACACTCTTCATCAAAAGCCTCTGTCATTTTGGGTGTGGAAGACCTCTCGGGTCTTTTCCCCCTTATCTTTCTCAATCTGTGATTCagtttcctatttttaaaaagattctcTGGAGTAACTCTTCCAAATTCTCCATTTATCGATATCTCCTTATCTATTAATCTACTGTTATAAAGGGGTAGGATTTTTTACTTTCTGTGCAAAGAATAAATTACAGGACGCAACTGTGATTCAAAAAACTTGAATTTCTGCTTGGAATAACTAGAAACATAATTACAGGCCATATCCCTTAATTTAGACGTTTCAGTGGAATGTAAAATGTAATGAACTATAAACGAATAAGGGGTTAGTGctataaacaaagaaataagatCAATAGACATTTCAATCATGAGGAATTCATGGGAGCTGGTCCCACTGATAACATGCTCAGGAGTTTATGACTTGTTTTCGGCTGTGGACAGTGGGTTGTCTGAGAAAACCTATGGATGCCTTAAAAACCATGTTTTTAAATACTTCAAGGGTACAGAAATAAGAAAGGTAGCAACATTAGAATATCATTGTTAGCTGACATTAAGTCAGCCCCAGATTCTTGGAGACCACATGCACAGTGGGatcggacctttgtgatccatggcattttcactggctgaaaccaagcctttctccctggtctatcttagtctggaaggtacACTGAAACCTATTTGCAGTCATAGAATATGACTGactggtggtagctgtgcatggtGTGAATTAGCTGGTATCAAACCCAGGTTTCCTACGTAATAGGTGAGAATTGTTGTAGTGGGAAAAGTCACAAAGTTTACTAAAGCGAAAAGAAAGTTTTaatcagcatatattcaaaaaggtggtaagtggacaagcatgctgccagagctaatgtctgctcaagtccaaggaaatattacagagtaaacaagaatgggaaaatggacaagcacgtTTCACAGCCATGTGTGCTGGAGTCCAAGGAACATTGCAGAATAAACGAGAatgggaaaacaaacaagcacatTTCACAGTgttgtctgcccaagtccagagaatattacagaataaacaagaatgggaaaacggacaagcacacTGCCACAGCCATGCCTGTCCGAGTCTAAGGGATACTACAGAATAGACAGAAGTGGGAAAATGGGCAACCATGTTGCCACAGCCATGTCACCCCAAGTCCAAGGAagattacagagtcatcagtatatattaacattacaaatgggcaaaacaattgaaagcttcaccttttcacagattggctagaaactgtcatcTTATatattgaattgtctttcttaacaatcattggtacaggtttcagtaacaacagtcaggagggtcttcattggtccagtaAATttttattcactaaatgttaatggaAAAAGGTAAGAgcggaaagtcttttgtgttctggcttatgtgaaagtttccctacaaGACATTTTCTAGAATTattctagctattgtctttatacgtcaaggcccagttgatgtgtctttgtgagtccttgtgagcccttggGACCCTTGTGATCCCTTGTGaggccagctccagctgggtcacattctgtaTGCtcgaggacagggaataatgactctaatattatttcctaaatcagaattctaccactgaactaccccCTCTCCAACATTATcaaaatgtgttaaaaaaaaaaaatactaagtatatataggaaaccctggtggcatagtggttaagtgcaacagctgctaaccaaagggcccgcagttcgaatccaccaggcgctccttggcaactctacggggcagttctaccctgttgctatgagtcggaatcgactcaacggcactgggtttgggtttttttttgtttatgtataaTAACATATATACTTGTTCAGTAACACATTAAATAACAAGGTCTAGTAGCGGGTGTAATAACGGATCAGTTTGAAAGACTCACAATGAGTAAGCTATATTTCCAGATACCTGTAATAATAGCAACCATTGCCAACGAGTGGATTCCGACACTCACactgacccaataggacagagtttccaaggctgtaatctttacggaagctgactgccacatcttcctcccgtggagcaaCTGGCTGGTTCCAAACGCGAACCTTTTCATTAACAcccgacctttccattagcagcagcGCGGTTAATCCGTAgccgttcagtcgattctgacccatacagACACTAcaggacgagtagaactgcccccatggggtttccaaggagcagctggtggattcgaactgccgatcttttgtatagcagccgaggtcttgaccactacgccaccagggctcctctatgacACCAGTGCTCCGTAAAAACTGCAGTCATACGAAAATCTCTGTGATTTCCATTGATGAAAAAGTCACAGATATTGCTAAATCCATTGGTCATAGTTCCCTGCACTTGTAATTGATGGAAAAGATAAATTACGTTTACGGTTTGTGAAAATAAAAGTGTAATTTATACCCATCCAAATCGACAGTCCCCATAAAGGTCTGTAGAAATCAGATTCTTTCAGGGTTTGTCAGGTGCgctattcacacacacaaaaaaacttagagccctggtggagcagtggttaagcattgggccagccactctttggaaaccttatgggggcagttcaactctgtcctatagggtagctatgagtctgaataggcTCAGCGGCAAAGAGTTTTTGGTAtcccaaaatgaaaaacaaaaaacccacctcAGCCCTAGGGATAAAATATGAAATGCAAATGGTGGGATGTCCAGGTCAAGGCATCTTCCTACAGTCCATTTTGTTGCCCTGGTAACTAACCCTAGCTTCAGGAGATCCCTCAACAATCGGGCAGTCCTCCCAAAaggttggttttattttgtttccctTCACTCTCACATGCCTGGGAGATCCTGGACAGCCAGCTATGGCTCCCTAGGCCATCTCAACAATCTATGGGGTAGGAATCTGGGGAAGAGggggccaaaccaaaaaaaacattgaattgcCAGAGGCACCTTTTACACTTACTAGCACTTAGCACCAGGTGGCAGCAATAATTATGAGACTTTTGGCAAAATGACAATAGCCCCCTCAAAGAGGATTCCACTGTTGGGGGAGAGGGGTGCAGGACTTTACACTGCTTCACAGTATATAGGAATTCTAGTACCTAAAACTCTGATTGGTACAGTATTTCCTCGGGGCCCACGTAAGTAAGTCAGAGACACTTTCTGATTGGCTGACTTTCGTCTCCAACGGCTGCAAGCCAATAGGAAAGCAGACTTTACGAACCGCCTAGAGACTATAATAACTCCTTCTTCAGTTTGGGTCGTGAAATTGAACTCCACTCATTCTGGCTTAACAGTCCTGGGCGAGCTAAACAAGCAGGCAAAGCTCGCGCTGACACTAAAACTAGCTCTTAATGGCTCCCGTTGCGGGTGGGTAGAGTACAGCGCCTGAGGAGTTTCTCCGAGCGAGTCCGGGTGGCGAGCCGGTGTACCTGGCCGCCGTGGGAGCACTTGACTGCCGAGATCCTGAAGGTGACGGGACAACGCCGCCCGGGACAAGAAGCGCATCTTCCTGCGCCACTTGCACTGGCCATCCGCAAGGACGAGGTCAACCTGCTGGGTAGTCACTAAACAAGGCGGTGCCCCCCAAATGCAGTGTAGTGCTGCTGCCCAAGGCCAACTAACTGGGTTAGGGTTACTACATAAGCTGAGCTGTTCAGAGCCATCCCCGACCGTGTGACCAGTCAAATTACACAAACCCTGCCTCCTACGCAGTACGGGGCATAAGCATATGGCCGGACGGGCCAATCACACCAGCGCGGGAATTTTTGAAAGTAAAAATGTAATTATTACTTCTACCGCGCTCCTACCGTTGACATGGCATAATTGTGGATTCACAATGGCTCAGCTCTTTTGATTTGAGATATGTGGGTGGCTCTGAAAAGAGCCTTTGAGGTTTGAAGCAGGAGGACGTACTTCTCCatactttttactttttcttggACGCAGCCTTCTTTGCCTTTGCAACCTTCGGTTTGGCAGTTTTCGGCTTGGCTGCCTTGGGTTTAGGAGCCTTAGCCTTAGCTGGGCTCTTGGCGGCCTTCTTGGGTTTGGTTGCTTTCACCTTCTTCGGGCTCTTGACCACTTTCTTAGTCTTAGAAGCTGCTGCCGGTTTCTTTGCCTTTTTGGGGGTCTTTTTAGCACTCTTCTTTGGGGTGACCGCCCCTGTCGCCTTCTTTGGCTTCTTGGCAGCTCCGGAAGCCTTCTTCGGCTTGGCCGAACCAGCTTTCTTGGTTTTGGGCTTGGCTTCCCCAGAGGCCGCCTTCTTGTTGAGTTTGAAGGAGCCGGAGGCGCCAGTGCCCTTGGTCTGCACCAGGGTGCCCTTGCTCACCAGGCTCTTGAGCCCCAGCTTGATACGGCTGTTATTCTTCTCCACATCGTAGCCAGCGGCTGCCAGCGCCTTCTTGAGCGCAGCCAGGGACACGCCGCTGCGCTCCTTGGAGGCGGCCACCGCCTTGGTGATGAGCTCGGACACCGGGGGCCCGGACGCCTTGCGTTTTCCTGCAGCTGCGCCCGTTTTCTTCGCCTTTTTCTTCACAGGTGTTTTCTCCGCAGGTGCGGGAGCAGCAGGAGCAACTGGAGCAGTTTCTgacatgtttttgttttgccaGTAAAGCCAAAAACTAAACTCAAAACTGTCAGAACGGCGTGTTCCCGGCTCCGGAGGCTGGGGGTTTATATAGAGAGAAGCTGAGTGATGATTGGTTCCCTGCTCTGCGCGCCGCGCTGCTGGAGCAGGGCTCCTCGGCTCCGCTGCATGGCTGTGTTTCTTGCcccttaaaaaagaagaaaaatgtaagaaATCTGGGCACGGAGCTATTAGGGATTTGGGGGAAACTGATCCCAGAGGCTTCAGGCTTCATTGCTACCTTTTTTGCTATACCTAGTTTCTAAACCGGCACTCTGAAACTTTCCTGATTCCCCCAACTCTCTTCATAACTTAGGTCAAATAGAGACAACTTTCAGGTTTTCCTTAAAAATACTATTTCCCCACGTTACGTTTGTAATGCTTTCTTCCAAGACCTTGTTCCGGACATTCTTTTCTTCTCAACTGTATGTAAATAAACTTATTTTTCCTAAAATGTGTAAGGAAAATCGGTTTCTCCGCGGGAGCAATAGCACAGGCTCTCCCGTGAGTTGTTTGCACCAAGCTCTAGAAATTGGCGCTGGGGTAAAACGTTTTATGCAGAACTGGGATGGTTATTTTGGaaaagatcattttttaaaaggtatttgAGGGACCAGTATGTAAACTGGGTTTGATCCCTTGTGTTTTGGTGATATAAACACTTTAGGAAGGATGGGGGTGGGGCTGCTCCAGGTGTCTTCTAGATCAACTGGTCTAAATAGAGTCACCAGCCTTCTGGAAAAAATCAGTATCATAGACTTTTCAGACATGGAATGAATGTTACAAATTAAGCACGGCGTCTACAAAGAAGAAAAGTGAATCCTGAAGCGATGGAACGGCAGGTCTTGTCATTTTACTATCTGTGAGCTGAAGGGCAATATGAGCGGCCATATGTTTATATCCTATCTCTTTAAAATTGTGCCTCATTTTAGTGACAGACACACTACTTATAAGGTTTTTTCTCCAGTATTTAGCAAAGAGCTCAGTAATTATTTCTTATATTTCCAAATGgtaattaaaatacaaatttgatttgactttttttttccaacattgcAATACGGACACAGAATTATTACAAAGAAACAATTTCTCATTTAAACTACTTAATGAATTTTTGTAATTCTCCCTGGGCTTTTTACTAACAAAATGTGAACTAGACTGTGTTAACTAAAGTAATTGACTGAATGTGTCCACCCAGGGACCACTGAAGGAACATTTCATAGCAAAAAGTAGTGATCTTCCTACTCCATCTCTTTTCGTTGGTGACACGACAGAGCTGGAGGAATTAAGTAAATATTGGATAGTTAAGCACCAAATTAGTAATCACCACAAAATAAACAGATAATGAAATTAAACCTAtgtttgttaaaataaataaacaagaaaaatattttgatgtttcttCTAAAGCTATTCCTGTTTCCACAGATCTAGTTACTCTGGCTCATATTCAATGGTGATTTGAGGATTTTCTCATATAAATGCAAGATACAACAATCAACTTTAAAGATGTTGTCTCCCCACACTTAACCaacgaaagagagagaaagctcacAGGGTGCATGGAGGCTCAataaccaccagtggctccgagggagaaagacgtggcaatcttcttccataaagatttacagccttggaaaccctatggggtcactatgagtcagaatccactcaatggcagtgggtttggcttttggtatacatgtaagtgtgtg
This is a stretch of genomic DNA from Elephas maximus indicus isolate mEleMax1 chromosome 1, mEleMax1 primary haplotype, whole genome shotgun sequence. It encodes these proteins:
- the LOC126076777 gene encoding histone H1.3, with translation MSETAPVAPAAPAPAEKTPVKKKAKKTGAAAGKRKASGPPVSELITKAVAASKERSGVSLAALKKALAAAGYDVEKNNSRIKLGLKSLVSKGTLVQTKGTGASGSFKLNKKAASGEAKPKTKKAGSAKPKKASGAAKKPKKATGAVTPKKSAKKTPKKAKKPAAASKTKKVVKSPKKVKATKPKKAAKSPAKAKAPKPKAAKPKTAKPKVAKAKKAASKKK